Within the Microbacterium sp. 1S1 genome, the region GTTGATCGTGCACACGTAGCGCACGCCGTCGAGGATCGGCAGCACGGTCTCGACGTAGCGGGAGAACAGGTCGACCGCGTCGTCCGCACGCCAGAAGCCGTCCTTCTGGAACCACTGCGGCACCGTGAAGTGCATGAGGGTGACCGTCGGGTCCAGCCCGTTCTCCCTGGCGGTGTCGATCATGCGGCGATAGTGGTCGAGCATCGCCCGGGAGATGAAGCCGCGTTCGGGCTCGATCCGCGCCCACTCGACCGAGAAGCGGTAGGAGTTCAGCCCCGCCTCGGCGAGCAGGCGCATGTCCTCCGGGTAGCGGTGGAAGTGGTCGGCGGCGTCACCGGAGGGCTCGACCATGGGCGAGTCGGGGGCGTGTTCCATCGCCCACCAGTTGCTCGTGGTGTTGTTGCCCTCCACCTGATGGGCGGCGGTCGCGGCGCCCCAGAGGAAGCCGTCGGGGAATGCGAGCACGGATGCGCTCCTCTCTCTTTCTTGCAGTCGTTCGGCGCGCGTCAGCGGGCGCGGGCCGGGTTCGGCACGGCGTCGAGGAGCTCGACCGTGTACGGGTCCTCCGGATGCTGCAGCACCTGGGAGGTCTCGCCCCGCTCGACGACGCGGCCGCTGTTGAGCACGAGGATGTTCTCGGTGACCAGACGCGCGCTCAGTAGATCGTGGGTGATGTAGAGCATGCTGATGCCCCACCGTTCGCGAAGGTCCTCCAGCAGCGCGAGCACACCGGCGCGGAGCGAGACGTCGAGCATCGACACCGGCTCGTCCGCGATGAGCACCTGCGGGTCGCTCGCGAGCGCCCTGGCGATCACCACGCGCTGCCGCTGCCCGCCGGAGAGCTGGTGCGGCAGCTTGGCCGCGAACTGCTCGACGGGCGTCAGACCCACCGTCTCCAGCAGCTCGAGGACGCGGGCCCTGGCCTCGGCACCGCGCAGCCGCGTGTAGTTCACGACCGGGCGGGTGAGGGCGTATTCGACGGTGTGCAGCGGGTTCAGGGCCGCATACGGGTCCTGGAACACCATCTGCACGTCCTTGCGGAGGTCGCGGAGTCCGCGCCGCTTCAAGGACGCGACGTCGGTGTCGCCGAAGCGGATGCTTCCGGAGGTCGGCTTCTCGACCCCGGTGAGCATCTTCGCGATGGTCGACTTGCCCGAGCCGGAGGCGCCGACCAAGGCCAGCGCCTCTCCCGGCTCGAGGCGGAAGGACACGTCGTCGACCGCGACGACGGGGTCCTGACCGCGGCGCGGTGCCGGATAGCGCTTGGTCACGCGGTCCACGACGATCGCGGCATCGGCCCGGCGGGCGTCCCGCGGCGACACGGTCGGCAGGGTCTCGGTGACGTCCGTGCGGCTGCGGCCCTCCCGACGCCGAGTGCCGAGGTCGACGAACCCGGGGATCTCGATCTTCTCGGCCCGCGGGTCGGCGTAGTGGCTGAGCAGCATCCGGGTGTACTCGTCCTGCGGACGGTGCAGGATGTCCTGGCTCGGCGCGTCCTCCACGATGCGCCCCTCGTGCATCACCATCACCCGGTCGGTCGCCTCGAGGACGATGCCCAGGTCGTGGCTGATGAGGATCGCGGTGAAGTGCTCCGACCGCTGCAGCTCCTGGATCGTGTCCATGACCGCGTGCTGGACGAGCACGTCGAGGGCTGTGGTGGGCTCGTCGAACACCATCAGCTGGGGTTCGAGCGAGAGGGCGAGGGCGATCGAGGCGCGCTGTCGCATGCCGCCGGACAGCTCCCCGGGATACCGGTCGAGCACCTGCGGCTTCAACCCCACTTTGCCGACGAGCTCGCGTGCGCGGGCCTGGCGATGCTCCGCCGGCACGTGGCCGTGCGCGGCGAAGATGTCACGGAAGTGGTTGCCCACCGTGCGCACCGGGTTGAGGGCGTTCATGCCGGACTGCAGCACCATCGCGAAGCCGCCCTGCCGCTGGCGCCGCAGCTCTTCCGCGTCGAGCTCGCGGATGTCGCGGCCGTCGAACAGGATGCGTCCGCCGCTGATGCGAGCCGGCGGCTTCTGCAGCCGCGTGAGCGCGAAGCCCAACGTGGACTTACCTGAGCCGGACTCGCCGACGAGCCCGACGAACTCGCCGCGCCGGAGCGCGAACGACACGTCGCGCACGGCCGGCACCGGCTCCTGCCCCGGGGAGGCGTACTCCACGGACAGCGACTGGACGTCGAGGAGGATGTCGTCGTGCTCCATGGCGCTCATCGGCCCTTCCCTTCGCGGAGGCGCGGATTGGAGATGCCGTCCACGCCGAAGTTGATGAGTGTGAGGCTGAGCGCGAGCAGCGCGATGCACAGACCGGGCGCGAACAACAGCAACCACTGGCCCGTGAGCAGGGAGTTCGAGTTCTGCGCCCAGTAGAGCATCGTGCCCCAGGAGACGATGCTCGAGTCGCCGAGACCGAGGAACTCCAGGCCCGCCTCGGCGAGGATCGCCGCCGTCGCCGCCCCGAAGAGGGTGCCGGCGATGATCGAGGTCATGTTCGGCAGGATCTCGCGGAAGACGATGCGAGCCCTGCTGTCGCCGGAGAACTGGGCCGAGGTGACGAAGTCGTTGCCACGGAGGGATTGGGTCTGGCTGCGCAGCACGCGCGCACCCCAGGCCCAACCGGTCACGACGATCACGGCGATGATCATGAGGATGCCGCCGTTCTGCAGGTAGGCGGCGATCACGATCATCAGCGGCAGACCGGGGATCACGAGGAAGAGGTTCACGATGAATCCGACGACCTCGCCCGCGAAGCCGCGCATGTACCCCCAGCTCAGACCGATCAGCACGGCCACGATCGTGGAGAGGAGCCCGGCCGCGAATCCCACGAGCAGGCTGACCTGCGCGCCGTAGATGAGCTGGCTGAGCACGTCCTCCCCCGCGGCGGTCGTGCCGAGCCAGTGCTCCCACGAAGCGTCGGCATTGCGCGGGAATCCGTTCTCCTTCGGTCCGTACGGGGCCAGGAGCGGGGCGAACACGGCGACGAGCACGAAGAACGCGAGGAGGCAGAGGCCGATGCGGGCCTTGCCGTTCGACCACAGGGTGCCGACCATACGGCCGAAGGCGCGCCAGGGGCTGGGTGCCGCGATGCGGTCGGTGGGGACTTTGACGTTCATGGTGGTAGTCATCGGCGAGTCCTCGGGTCGAGAACCCCGTAGAGGATGTCCACGAGGAAGTTGGCGATGAGCACGCTCACGGTGATCATCAGGAAGAGCGCCTGCATGAGCGGGTAGTCCTGCCCGATCACGGCGTTGAACAGCAGGTAGCCGATGCCGGGGTAGCCGAACACCTGCTCGACGAGGATGGAACCGCCCACCACGCCGCCGAGCGTGAGCCCAAAGCCGGTGAGGTTGGGCAGGATCGCGTTGCGGGCGGCGTAGCGGAGCGCGATGGTGCGGCCGCGGAGGCCGTTCGCCTCGCCGAAGGTGATGTAGTCCTCGCCGAGAGTGTTGATCATCGCGTTGCGCATGCCGATGATCCAGCCGCCGAGCGAGGTGAGCAGGATCGTCAGGGCCGGGAGGAACGCGTGCCGGACGAGGTCGACGATGAAGTCCCAGGTGAACCCCGGGGTGGTCGTCGCCGAGTAGGCGCCGGTGGTCGGGAACCAGTGCAGCACGTAGCCGAGGAAGAACAGCAGCAGCAGCGCCGTCCAGAAGTACGGGAACGTGCTGAGGAACGACCCGGTCAGCGTGGGTAGCGAGTCCAGCCAGGTCCCGCGTCGCCACGCGGCCATCACTCCGATCAGCGTGCCGATGACGAACGCGAGGATCGTGACGATCCCGACGAGACCGAGCGTGTACGGCAGCGCGGTGGAGACCATGCTCGACACGGTCTGCGGATAGAACGTGTACGAGACGCCGAAGTCGAGCCTCACGACCTGGCCGAGGTACGCCACGTACTGGTCCCACACCGAGCCGGTCGGCACGCCGAGCTGCGCTTCGATCGCGGCACGGGTGGCGTCCGAGACCGGGCCGTTCTGGGAGAGCTTGGCGATCGCGGCGTCGGCGGGCGAGCCGGGCATCAGTCGCGGGAGGAAGAAGTTCAGGGTGATCGCCGCCCACAGGGTGAGCAGGAACAGGCCGATCTTCTGGAGGACGTACTTCACCGGTCTCCCCCGTCCGCTCGTTTCAGGTGCGTGAAGATCATCAGCGGTGCCGAATCGTAGTTCTGCGGGATCATGTACGGATCGTCCGCGGAGGGCCAGCCGGTGAACTTCGCGTCGTTGAACAGGCCCCAGATCCCGCCGTAGTACATGCCGATCACCGGCATCTCCTCATAGACGATGCTCTGCAGCTCGTGCACGATCTCGGTCTGCCGCTCGGGGTCGATGGTCGCCCGGTACTCCTCCAGGAGGGCGTCGGCCTCCGCAGAACGGTAGCGCTGGAAGTTGTTGGTCGTGACCTCCCCCGCCGGCACGTAGAAGTCGCTGGAGAGCAGGCTGTTGTACGCCTGGTAGACGTCACCGTTGCCCATGCCGCCGATGGCCATCTCGAAGTCGCCGGTGCCGATCGCGCTCTGGTAGCCCGCGGGCTGCGGGAGCTTGAGCGACACCTTGACCCCGACGTCCGCGAGCTGGCGCTGCACGGTCTGGGCCGCGCGGGTCCAGTCCGAGAACCCGTTGGCGGTGGTCAGCGAGAAGGCGAGCTGCTTCCCGTCCTGGCCGACGAGCTGGTCGCCCTGGAGCGTGTAGCCCGACTCGGCGAACGCCGCGAGCGCGGCGTCGCGGTCCTGCGCGAGCATGCCCTGATCCGGGATCTCCGGGTCGAGGTACTGCTCCTGGTTGGGCAGGATGAGCCCGGTCTGCCCGGCGGGTTCCATGTACCCCTCCGAGGCGGTCTCCGCGATCTCCTCCCGGTCGAGCGCGAGGGCGATCCCGCGGCGGACGTTCACGTCGTCGAACGGGGCGACCTCGAGATTCGGCACGAGCGAGATGACGCCGCCCGGCGGGAACCACCAGGTGTTGTCGGGACTCGCCGCGCCCCACGTGCCCTCGACGTCGGAGATGAACGAGTACGCCCAGTCGTAGCCGCGGGTCACGGTGTCGAGCTGGGTGTTCGTGGCGGGCAGGATGATGTGCTCGATCTCGATCTTGTCCGCTTGCCAGTAGTCCGGGTTGCGGTCCATCGAATACTGCTGGTCGTTGTAGTTGCCGAGCACGAACGGGCCGCTGCCGACCGGCTCCTCGTTCCGCCAGGTGGCCGGGTCCTTCACGTCGGCCCACAGGTGCTCGGGGACGATCATGGTCTGCCCGATGATCGAGAGCGACGGGGCGTCCTCCCCCTGCAGGTGGAAGATCACATCGTCGCCCTCGACCTCGATGCGGTCGATGTGCTGCCACGCGCCCTTGATGTCGAGCGAGGGCTCGTCCTTGATGAGCTGGAACGTGAAGGCGACGTCCTCCGGCGTGAGGGCTTCGCCGTCGCTCCATTCCACGTCATCGCGGACCGTCATGACGATCGTGCGGGCGTCGGGCTGCGTCCATGCGGAGGCCAGCCAGGGTGTGAGCTCGCCATCGAGCGGATTCACGAGGATGAGCGGCTCGTAGATCCACCGGGAAGCCGTCCGGGTGTTCGTGAGGTAGGGGTTGAAGTTCTGCGTGAAGAACGGATTGCCCTTGTCGGCGTTGATGAGCATCGTGTCGTCGCCGATCGACGGGTCGGGCTGCGAACTGATCTGGATGCTGCAGCCGCTGAGCGCGACCGCTGCCGCCGCGAGCCCCACGACGGCGGCGCGGCGCCAGCGTCGGAAGGTGTGCGTCTCTGCCACTGGATGACCTCATGTCGTCTCTGTCATGAAGGGCGCCCCGGGGAGTGGGGAGTCCTGCCGGCCGGAGCCGTCCCTCGATTGTAAGCGCATACATTTTCAGTCGGCAACCCCCGCGCCGTGCGGTCCCCGTCTCGGGCGGCGGACCGTCGCCGCTCAGGACGGGCGGGTGGAGCTCTGCCGGAGCAGGATCTGGAGAGGGAGGCGCGTGGTGCGCGGCGGAGCCTCCGGCTGCTCCAGTCGGCGGGCCAGAACCTGCACGGCGGCGCGTCCCAGGTCGATCATCGGCTGACGGATCGTGGTCAACGGCGGCGAGGCCAGGGTCGCGGCCTCGATGCCGTCGAACCCGGTGACGAGCACGTCGTCCGGCACCCGCACCCCGGCACTGCGGAACACGTCCATGGCGCCGAGCGCCATCTGGTCATTGGCGGCGATCAGCGCGGCGGGCACCCCCTGGCGAGCGAGCTCCTCCCCTGCCCGACGCCCGGAGGCTCTCGTGAAGTCGCCCCGCAGCACGCGCACCGCTGCCCGATCACGACCCGCCGCGGCGAGCGCGGTCGACACACCGTCCCACCGCTGCTCCGCGTCTGGCGAGTCGGCCGGCCCGGCGAGGAAGACGATCTCCCCGTCCCCGACCTGCGACAGCACATGGCGGGTGAGCTCCCCCATCGCCTCGGCGTTGCTCACCGTGACATGGTCGTAGGCATCGCCCCGCGACGGTCCGGACAGCACGACCACCGGGATGCGCCGCCCCAGTCGGGCGAGCACCTCGTCCGGCACGCTGCGCGCGAGCACCATGAGCCCGTCCACCCGGCCGGCCATGTCGCGGACGGTCGAGCGATCGGGGTCGTCGCGACCGACACCCACCATGAGCACGAAGCCTTGCTTCCACGCCTCCAGCTCGGCGCCGCGGAGGACCTCGTCGAGGAACAGCATCGAGGAGTGTCCCGTCCCCGCCTCGTCCTCCTCGGACACCACGGTGAACGGCGGGCGGGCTGCGGCCGACAGCACGTCGAGCGGCGGAGCGTCCTCCGCTGCGTCGAAGCCGGGGAAGTACAGCCCGAGCACTCCCGTCCGGCGCTCGGCGAGCCCCCGGGCGCTGCCGCTCGGGACGTAGCCCAGCGCGGAGACCGCGTCGAGCACCCGCTCGCGGGTCACCGGACGGACGGCCTCCGGCGAGCGCAGCACGCGCGACACGGTCGCGATCGATACGCCGGCGCGGGCGGCGACGTCGTACACGGTCGCGGCCTTGCTCACGGGCGGCTCCTTTCGGTCGCGGTTCTGGTTCTGGCCCGGGTTCTGGTTCTGGTTCTGGGCCTGGTTCTCGTTCGGGACCTGGTTCTGGTCCCGGTCCTGGTCCTGGTCCTGGTCCTGTCAGCGTAGGACAGTCTCCCCAGACTCCCGTTCCCCCTATCCCTCCCCTTGCCCCCTTCCCCTCCCGCGTGCGGGCGCAGATTCACGTCGGTATCGCAGAGAGCTCGCAGGATCCTGCGACACGGTGCGGATCTGCGACCGCGCGGGCGGCGGGTCAGGAGCGACGGGCGCGGAGAGCACCGTGAGGGCGGGAGCTGATCTCGCCCGGCTCGCGCTCGCGGGTCTCGGACCACTGCAGCTCGAGGCCGGCAGCGGCCAGGAGCGGAGACAGGGCCTCCGCGGTCCAGAAATACGCAGGAGCGACGGCATGGGCGAAGGCGACGCGAGGCTCGCCGACGAAGTAGCCGAGGAGCAGATCGCCGCCGGGAGCAAGGACCCGCGCGAACTCGCCGAGCACCTCCGGGAGCTCGACCGGAGGCGTGTGGATCACGGAGTACCACGCGAGGACACCGCCGACGGTGCCCGATGCGTGCGGCAGCGTACGGAATGAGCCGTGGTGGAAGCGGAGGTGCGGATACGTCGCCCTCGCCCCATCGATGAAAGCGACGGAGAGGTCGATCCCCTCGACCTCGTGCCGGGTCCCGAGCCCCACACCGCCGTCCCCGTGGAGGAAGGCCGTCCAATGACCGGGACCGCATCCCGCGTCGAGCAGCCGCCCCGGGGTCTCGTCTCGCCACCGTCGGATGAGTTCCCGGTCGCGTGGATCCATCTGGCCCAGGGCGCCCGCGACCTCCCGGTACTCCGCGGCCCTCTCGTCGTAGGCCCGCGCGACGGAACCCACGCTGGCCGGACGTCGCGGATCCGGGCCCCCGTCGCAGCCCTCCCCGGAATCCCTGCGACCCGAGTGCGAATCAGCGACGGAACCCGTCCCGGCCAGACGTCGCAGATCCGGGCCCCCGTCGCAGCCCTCCCCGGGACCCCTGCGACCCGAGTGCGAATCCGCGACGGAGGTCATCGCGACCGGGCGGCCAGGGCGGCTTGATAGAGGTCCCGGGAGGACAAGCCCGTCTGGGCCGCGACCTCGGAAGCCGCATCCTTCAGCCGGGTGCCGTCCGCGACGAGGGCCTGCACCTGGGCCAGGGCGTCCTCCGGGGAGGCCTCCCGCCGCGGCGCCCCCTCGACGACCACCACGATCTCGCCCTTGACCCCGTCCGCGGCCCAGGCGGCGAGATCGGATGCGGTGCCGCGACGGACCTCCTCGTACAGCTTCGTGAGCTCCCGGCACACGGCGATCCGGCGATCCGCACCGAAGGCGGCCCCCATGTCGGTCAGGGTCGTCGCCAGGCGCGAGGGCGACTCGAAGAACACCATCGTGCGGGGCTCGGCGGCGAGGGCGGAGAGGGTCGCTCGGCGCTCCCCCGGCTTCCGCGGAAGGAACCCCTCGAACGTGAAGCGGTCCGTCGGCAGTCCCGAGATCGCGAGGGCCATGAGCACTGCGCTGGGGCCCGGGATCGCCGTCACCGTGACCCCCTGCGCCACGGCCTCGGCGACGAGACCGTATCCGGGGTCGCTCACGGTCGGCATTCCCGCATCGCTGAGGACCACGAGGTCGGTGTCCGCGGCGAGCGCGGCGAGCTCGCCCGCCTTCTGCTTCTCGTTGTGGTCGTGCAACGCGATCAGGCGCGGCCGATTCTCGATCTTCAGGGCCTGCAACAGTCGCTGCGTGGTGCGGGTGTCCTCCGCGACGACGATCTCCGCGTTCTCCAGCACCTCCACGAGACGCCGCGACGCATCGCCGAGGTTTCCGATCGGGGTCGCGGCGAGGATGATCACCCGCCCAGCTTAGGCGTGGGCCCGGAGCGGGAGCGTCGAGGCGGGATGGGAGCCGGCGCACCGGGAGCGCAACGCCGAGTGTGTCTAGGCTGGAGCGGTGACCGCGCCCGAGCCCCTGCTGCCCGCTCCCGAGGAGCGGCTCACACGCTACGGACGGCTGCGCGACCGCGTCCTGCACGATCCGGACTGGGGTCGGGCGATCGGCTGGCTGGCCCCGTTGCTGGTCACCGCCCTCGCGGCCGTGCTGCGGCTGGCCAACGTCGGCCATCCGCACCAGCTCGCCTTCGACGAGACGTACTACGTCAAGGACGCCTGGTCGCTCTGGACCCTCGGCTACGAGGGGGTGTGGGGCGAGAACGCGAACGATGCCTTCGTCACCCTGCAGGAGCTTCCGCTGACGAACAAGGGCGCGTTCATCGTGCACCCGCCGCTCGGGAAGTGGCTCATCGCGCTGGGCATGGCCATCGGCGGCCCGGACAACAGCGCCGGCTGGCGTCTCGCGACCGCCCTGCTCGGGGCGGCCTCGGTGCTGCTGGTCTACCTGATCGCCCGCCGCCTGACGGGCTCGGTCGTGGCGGCGACCGTAGCGGGCACGCTGCTCGCGATCGACGGCCTCAGCATCGTCATGAGCCGGATAGCCCTGCTCGACGGCATCCTCACGTTCTTCGTGCTGCTCGGCGTGCTGTTCGTCCTGGTCGATCGCCAGCGCACGATTCCCCTGCTCGAGCGCCGGAATCCCTCTGACGAACACCCTCTCTGGGGACCGATCCTGTGGCGCCGTCCCTGGCTCGTCGCCGCCGGCCTCGCGCTCGGGGCGGCCGCGGCGGTGAAGTGGTCGGGGCTCTACGTCCTCGCCGGCTTCGGCCTCTACGTCGTCATCACCGACGCCCTCGCCCGACGACGCGGCGGGGTCGTCGTCTGGCCCGCCTCCGCGGTGTTCCGCCAGGGTCCGGTGTCCTTCGTCCTCCTCGTCCTCCCCGCGCTCGCGGTCTACCTCGCGAGCTGGACCGGGTGGCTGGTGACGGCGAACGGCTACGACCGCGGGAGCGATCCGAACCCTCTCGTCGCCCTGTGGAACTATCACCAGGCGATGCTCGGTTTCCACGTGGGTCTCACCCGCGGGCACCCGTACGCGAGCCCGGCATGGGAGTGGCCCTTCCTGCTCCGCCCGACAGCGGTGTGGGTCGACAGCGACCCCACCGGCTGCGGCGTCGACCACTGCATCGGCGTGATCTCGGCCGTCCCCAACCCGCTCATCTGGTACGGCGGCGTCGCGGCCAGCGTCTACCTGCTCTTCCGCCTCGTCCGCGGCTGGATCACGCGACAGCCCGTCGGCCCGGCCCTCAGCCTGCCACTCGTGGGACTCGCGGTGACCTACCTGCCCTGGCTGATGTTCCCGGAGCGCACGATCTTCCAGTTCTACACCGTGGTGATGATGCCGTTCCTCGTGCTCGCCCTCACGGTCACGCTGCGGATCATCGCCGGACGCCGGGAGGATCCGCTCCCGCGCCGTCAGTCCGGCGAGCGGACGGTGCTGATCTTCCTCGGCGTCGTCGTCCTCGTCTCGGCGTTCTTCCTGCCGCTGTGGACCGGGATGAGCGTGCCGTACGACTTCTGGCGCCTGCACAACTGGCTTCCCGGGTGGGTCTGACCGGCCGCGACCCGGCTACGACGTCGCGTCGGCCACGTGCTCCACGAGCGGGAGCACGCGTCCGGACAGATGTGTGCGCATGGCGATCGACGATGCGGTCCGTGCGACGCCCGGCACCAGGGCGACCCGGTCCAACACCTCCTGGAGCTGGGTCGCGTCGCGTGCGACGAGCCGGAGCTGCATGTCGCTCGCCCCGGTCACCGTGTGCATGTCGACGATCTCCGGCACCGCGTCCGCGAGGGCGCTCGCCACATCGTCGTGTCCGATCTTCTGATCGATCTCGACGAGGCAGAACGCCACGACACCGTAGCCGAAGCCGCCGGGGTCGATGCGGGGCACGATCGCTTCGATGACCCCACCCTCGTGCAGCCGCGCGAGGCGGCTGGTGGCCGTCCCGCGAGCGACCCCCAGCCGGCGCGCGCACTCCAGGATCGGCAGTTGCGGCGACTCCGTCAGCAACCGGATCAGCTCGGCGTCGAGGCGATCGATCCGCACGTCACTCCTTGACGATCCCGGGGCGCGAGACGCCGCGCGTCAGGCGGGCGACGACGAGCAGCACGGCGGTGAGTCCGAGCGTGAGCAGCAGCTGGGTGCGCGCGGCCGGGTCGATCATCGCGAGCGCGATGACTGCGGCGAGCAGCACCAGACACAGCCACGACACCCACGGGAACCCCCAGAGCCGCATGGGCATCGCCTCGCCTGCACGGTCCGCACGTCGCCGCAGCACGATCTGCGAGATGGCCGTCGCCGTCCAGATCACCAGCAGGGTCGACCCCACGACGTTGAGCAGAGCCGGGAGCACGACGTCGGGGAACGCCCAGTTCAGCCCGACGGTGACGAAGCCGAAGGCCACGGAGGCGAGGACGGCGACGAACGGCACGCCCTTGAAGCTCGTCCGGGTGACCGACAGCGGCGCCAGCCCGCGTTCTCCCAGCGAGTACGCCATCCGGGAGGCGCCGTAGATGTTGGCGTTCATGGCCGAGAGCAGTGCGATCACCACGATGAGGTCCATGACGAGGCCGACTCCCGGCACGTTCAGCGTGTCGAGGACGGCCGAGAACGGACCGGCCTGCACGGCGGGGTCGTCCCACGGGAGCACCGCGACGATGACGAAGATCGAGCCGACGTAGAAGATGAGGATGCGGACGAGCACCTCGCGCACGATCCGGCGGATGTTGCGCGAGGGGTCGTCCGACTCGGCCGCAGCGATGGCGACGACCTCGGTGCCGCCGAACGCGAAGACGACGATGAGGAGCGCCGCCGCGATGCCCGTGATCCCGTGCGGGGCGAAGCCGCCCTGGTCCACGAGGTTCGAGATCCCGGTCGCGGGCACGCCGGGAATGAGCCCGACGATCGCACACACGCCGACGACGAGGAACGCGATGATCGCGGCGACCTTGATCGCCGCGAACCAGAACTCGAAGTTGCCGTAGTTGCGGACGCCGAACAGGTTGACCACGGTGAGGGCCACCACGAACACGAGCACCCACACCCACGCGGGGACGCCCGGAACCCAGTTCGCCACGATTCCGGCCGCGCCGGTCGCCTCGGCGGCGATCACGACGATGAGCTGGATCCAGTAGAGCCAGCCCACCGCGCTGCCGGCACTGCGACCCATGGCCTTCTGGGCGTAGGAGCTGAAGGCACCGGAGCTCGGGCGAGCTGCGACCATCTCGGCGAGCATCGCCATCACGAGCACGACGATGCCGCCCGCGACGAGGTAGGAGATGAGCACGGCCGGGCCGGCGATGCTGATCGCCTGGCCGGAGCCGACGAACAGGCCGGCGCCGATCGCCCCGCCGAGCCCCATCATGGAGATCTGGCGGCGGGTGAGGCCCGGGTGCAGCCCCTTCGTGGTCGTCGTCGTGACGGGGACCTCGGTGGTCATGCGCCCACCTCCATCAGGTCGGAATCGTGGTCGGAGTCGTGGTCGGAGTCGTGCGCGGTGTCGCGGCCGGAGGCTGCGGCGAGGGCAGCCTCGACGCGGTCGATGTCGACGGCGGAGCCGGACGAGATGCGGATGCCCTCCCCCGGGAAGGCACGGGCGACCACGCCCCCGGCGTGCAGGAGCGCGTCGAGCTCGGCGGTGCGCTCCCCCGCAGGAACCCAGACGAAGTTGGCCTGCGAGCGGACGGCGGGCCACCCGGCTGTGGTGAGCACGGTGTACAGCCGATCGCGCTGCGCGACGACCTCATCGATGCGGACGGCGAGCTCGTCCTCCGCGGCGAGCGAGGCGAGGGCTGCGGCCTGAGCGAGGTCGGTGACCCCGAACGGCACGGCCACCTTGCGCTGTGCCTCGGCGACCTCGGTCGGAGCGATCGCGTAGCCGATGCGGAGCCCAGCCAGGCCGTAGGCCTTGGAGAACGTGTGCAGCACCGCGACGTGGGGGTGCCGGCGGAACAACTCGATGCCCGCACCGCGGCTGTTCGTGCGGTCGAAGTGCACATAGGCCTCGTCGATGACGACGAGGACGTCGTGCGGCACGGCGGAGACGAAGCGCTCCAGGGCCGCGGCGTCGACGACGGTACCGGTCGGGTTGTTCGGGTTGCACACGAACACGAGACGCGTGCGTGGCGTGATCGCCGCGAGCATGGCGTCGAGGTCGTGTGCGTGATCCGCATTCAGCGGCACGGCGACGGGCGTCGCGCCGGCGATCCGGACGAGCGAGGGGTAGGCCTCGAAAGACCGCCATGCGAACACGACCTCATCGCCCTGGCCGGCGACCGCGTGGATGAGCTGGGCTGCGATCTCCACCGACCCGGCGCCGACGGTGACCTGGGCCGGATCTACGGCGTACCGCGCGGCGAGCGCCTCCCGGACCGCGGAGGCGCTCATGTCGGGGTAGCGGTGGATGCCGGCGACCCGATCCTGCACCGCGCGCACGACGGACGGCAGCGGCGGGTGCGGCGACTCGTTCGAGGAGAGCTTGGAGG harbors:
- a CDS encoding class I SAM-dependent methyltransferase, translating into MGSVARAYDERAAEYREVAGALGQMDPRDRELIRRWRDETPGRLLDAGCGPGHWTAFLHGDGGVGLGTRHEVEGIDLSVAFIDGARATYPHLRFHHGSFRTLPHASGTVGGVLAWYSVIHTPPVELPEVLGEFARVLAPGGDLLLGYFVGEPRVAFAHAVAPAYFWTAEALSPLLAAAGLELQWSETREREPGEISSRPHGALRARRS
- a CDS encoding ABC transporter permease → MTTTMNVKVPTDRIAAPSPWRAFGRMVGTLWSNGKARIGLCLLAFFVLVAVFAPLLAPYGPKENGFPRNADASWEHWLGTTAAGEDVLSQLIYGAQVSLLVGFAAGLLSTIVAVLIGLSWGYMRGFAGEVVGFIVNLFLVIPGLPLMIVIAAYLQNGGILMIIAVIVVTGWAWGARVLRSQTQSLRGNDFVTSAQFSGDSRARIVFREILPNMTSIIAGTLFGAATAAILAEAGLEFLGLGDSSIVSWGTMLYWAQNSNSLLTGQWLLLFAPGLCIALLALSLTLINFGVDGISNPRLREGKGR
- a CDS encoding ABC transporter permease, which encodes MKYVLQKIGLFLLTLWAAITLNFFLPRLMPGSPADAAIAKLSQNGPVSDATRAAIEAQLGVPTGSVWDQYVAYLGQVVRLDFGVSYTFYPQTVSSMVSTALPYTLGLVGIVTILAFVIGTLIGVMAAWRRGTWLDSLPTLTGSFLSTFPYFWTALLLLFFLGYVLHWFPTTGAYSATTTPGFTWDFIVDLVRHAFLPALTILLTSLGGWIIGMRNAMINTLGEDYITFGEANGLRGRTIALRYAARNAILPNLTGFGLTLGGVVGGSILVEQVFGYPGIGYLLFNAVIGQDYPLMQALFLMITVSVLIANFLVDILYGVLDPRTRR
- a CDS encoding ABC transporter substrate-binding protein, translated to MAETHTFRRWRRAAVVGLAAAAVALSGCSIQISSQPDPSIGDDTMLINADKGNPFFTQNFNPYLTNTRTASRWIYEPLILVNPLDGELTPWLASAWTQPDARTIVMTVRDDVEWSDGEALTPEDVAFTFQLIKDEPSLDIKGAWQHIDRIEVEGDDVIFHLQGEDAPSLSIIGQTMIVPEHLWADVKDPATWRNEEPVGSGPFVLGNYNDQQYSMDRNPDYWQADKIEIEHIILPATNTQLDTVTRGYDWAYSFISDVEGTWGAASPDNTWWFPPGGVISLVPNLEVAPFDDVNVRRGIALALDREEIAETASEGYMEPAGQTGLILPNQEQYLDPEIPDQGMLAQDRDAALAAFAESGYTLQGDQLVGQDGKQLAFSLTTANGFSDWTRAAQTVQRQLADVGVKVSLKLPQPAGYQSAIGTGDFEMAIGGMGNGDVYQAYNSLLSSDFYVPAGEVTTNNFQRYRSAEADALLEEYRATIDPERQTEIVHELQSIVYEEMPVIGMYYGGIWGLFNDAKFTGWPSADDPYMIPQNYDSAPLMIFTHLKRADGGDR
- a CDS encoding ABC transporter ATP-binding protein, yielding MEHDDILLDVQSLSVEYASPGQEPVPAVRDVSFALRRGEFVGLVGESGSGKSTLGFALTRLQKPPARISGGRILFDGRDIRELDAEELRRQRQGGFAMVLQSGMNALNPVRTVGNHFRDIFAAHGHVPAEHRQARARELVGKVGLKPQVLDRYPGELSGGMRQRASIALALSLEPQLMVFDEPTTALDVLVQHAVMDTIQELQRSEHFTAILISHDLGIVLEATDRVMVMHEGRIVEDAPSQDILHRPQDEYTRMLLSHYADPRAEKIEIPGFVDLGTRRREGRSRTDVTETLPTVSPRDARRADAAIVVDRVTKRYPAPRRGQDPVVAVDDVSFRLEPGEALALVGASGSGKSTIAKMLTGVEKPTSGSIRFGDTDVASLKRRGLRDLRKDVQMVFQDPYAALNPLHTVEYALTRPVVNYTRLRGAEARARVLELLETVGLTPVEQFAAKLPHQLSGGQRQRVVIARALASDPQVLIADEPVSMLDVSLRAGVLALLEDLRERWGISMLYITHDLLSARLVTENILVLNSGRVVERGETSQVLQHPEDPYTVELLDAVPNPARAR
- a CDS encoding LacI family DNA-binding transcriptional regulator, yielding MSKAATVYDVAARAGVSIATVSRVLRSPEAVRPVTRERVLDAVSALGYVPSGSARGLAERRTGVLGLYFPGFDAAEDAPPLDVLSAAARPPFTVVSEEDEAGTGHSSMLFLDEVLRGAELEAWKQGFVLMVGVGRDDPDRSTVRDMAGRVDGLMVLARSVPDEVLARLGRRIPVVVLSGPSRGDAYDHVTVSNAEAMGELTRHVLSQVGDGEIVFLAGPADSPDAEQRWDGVSTALAAAGRDRAAVRVLRGDFTRASGRRAGEELARQGVPAALIAANDQMALGAMDVFRSAGVRVPDDVLVTGFDGIEAATLASPPLTTIRQPMIDLGRAAVQVLARRLEQPEAPPRTTRLPLQILLRQSSTRPS